CTCCTCTCCCTTTCGGTAACATTATCTTTTGAGCCTACATCCGATTTCGGTAACATTATACATGAACGATAGCGGCAGCTTGTTTTTTATCTCCGATTGTGGTATAATACCTTCGGTATAAACCCTAGGGCCGGACCGGTCCGAACAGAGAGGAGGGGCGAAAGATTTTTCGCCCGTACTTAAGCCTCTGAAGAAGAGGGCCTCTGCAAAGGTTAAGGAACGAGGAACCGGGAGCGGAAAACGTTACAACGTTAAACGTTGAACGTGCAACGGATTTCCTTTCTCCTCGTTCCTCCGATGTAAGCCGCTTCGATGAAGGAGGAAGCCCATCTCCTTTCAGGGGTGGGAGGAGGTCACGCCTTCAGGATGTAGTAGAAAGGGATTCCCTTATCCTCTCCGCAATACGGCCGATCTCCTCGATATCTCCCTTCTCGGGTTTCCAGGGTTCCACCAGATCATCTCCCTCCCACCGCGGTATGACGTGCATGTGGAAGTGGAAAACGGTCTGGAAAGCCGCCTTTTCGCTGGCCTGAAAGAGGTTTACGCCGTCGGGGTTAAGCGCCTCTTTGATCGCCTTGGCGATCTTAGTGGCGACCCGCATCACCTTGGCCGCCACCTCCTCATCGACGTCGAACAGGTTTCGGAAATGCCTTTTAGGGACGACCAAGGTGTGGCCAGGATTGGCGGGATTGATATCCATGAAGGCCACCACATCCTCATCCTCATAGACCCTGGTCGAGAGTATATCACCGCTTATTATGCTGCAGAAGATGCACTCAGACATGGTTCACCTCCGTTGTGCCCTTTTCATGAAGTATGAAAGCGCCATATATGCTAAAAGGGCGATCAGGCATGTCAGGGGGAACCACTCGCCGAAACGCATATAGAGGGTTATCCCCGGATACAGCGGCACCTCGGCGATGATGGTGCCGTTTTCATCCGGTTTTACAACCCCGCTTATGACCCTGCCCTTGGGGCCTATCACGCAGGTTACCCCTTTGTTGGCGCATCGGAAGACCGCCTTGCCCATCTCGATCGCCCTGAACGGCGCCATGGCATAATGCTGATATGGGGCGGATGTCCCTTCGAACCAGGCATCGTTGGTTATTACCCCCATGAAGTCGACGCCCTTGCGGACGAACTCGCGGAAGATATATGGGAAGACGGATTCAAAACATATGACCGCGCCGAACCTGACGCCGTTCGGCAGTGTGAAGACGACGCTCTCCTTTCCTTTGTTGAAATCGGCCATTCCGACGACCTTCTCCTTTATGGATTTCGGGAGATACCTTCTCAAAGGGGTGTATTCGCTGAACGGCACAAGATGCTGCTTGTAATACTTCCCGACAACCCTATCGGGGGAGAGGAGCACTGCCGCGTTGTAATCCCCCCTATCGCCCTTCGTCTCATAGTGTGGGATGCCGAAAAGCAGCCAACTGCCGCCCTCCCTAAGTCTGTTTTGAAGTATCTCTACGTATTCCCTCCGGCCGGGTCTCAGAAGATCCATCAGCACGAAGGTCTCGGGGAAGACTATCAGATCCGGCCTTTCATAAGTCACCTCATCAAGGTTCTCCAGATATCGCCTGAAGGTCACCCTGGGATCGCCGTACATCTTCTCCCTCTGGGGGACGTTACCCGGTATAAGGGCGATCTCGATCTTGCCCTTAGGGGGGAGGGGCCTTTCGAGCTTCCAGATCCCATAGGAGAGGCATATCAGAAATAGGGCGAAGGGGATGAGGATATATCGTATCTCCTCCCTCCACCTCCTGAATTCCAGTATCAACCTCGCCAGAGCGGCGTTCACGGAGACGATCAGAAAGCTTATCCCCCCCAGGCCGGTTATGGAGGCGATCTGCGCTATCGGGAGGAACCTATACTGGCTGTGTCCCAGGCTTCCCCAGGGCAATCCGGTGAAAAGCCATCCTCTCAGGAGCTCAA
The window above is part of the Candidatus Poribacteria bacterium genome. Proteins encoded here:
- the lnt gene encoding apolipoprotein N-acyltransferase, giving the protein MADLLKGLNPTVQALLATWLSVDIMTTSSKHNNHNGNRSDLPLSWRHRMGLSILGGALLLLSFPFFNLWPLIWIGLVPLLIAIQGVKPRRALLLGWICGAIYVSGMTYWILPLYPYANFPIVLLATLLLTGYLAFYVAGFSWIVRRLNLRSAPAYIFIPAALWTALELLRGWLFTGLPWGSLGHSQYRFLPIAQIASITGLGGISFLIVSVNAALARLILEFRRWREEIRYILIPFALFLICLSYGIWKLERPLPPKGKIEIALIPGNVPQREKMYGDPRVTFRRYLENLDEVTYERPDLIVFPETFVLMDLLRPGRREYVEILQNRLREGGSWLLFGIPHYETKGDRGDYNAAVLLSPDRVVGKYYKQHLVPFSEYTPLRRYLPKSIKEKVVGMADFNKGKESVVFTLPNGVRFGAVICFESVFPYIFREFVRKGVDFMGVITNDAWFEGTSAPYQHYAMAPFRAIEMGKAVFRCANKGVTCVIGPKGRVISGVVKPDENGTIIAEVPLYPGITLYMRFGEWFPLTCLIALLAYMALSYFMKRAQRR
- a CDS encoding HIT family protein, which gives rise to MSECIFCSIISGDILSTRVYEDEDVVAFMDINPANPGHTLVVPKRHFRNLFDVDEEVAAKVMRVATKIAKAIKEALNPDGVNLFQASEKAAFQTVFHFHMHVIPRWEGDDLVEPWKPEKGDIEEIGRIAERIRESLSTTS